Proteins from a genomic interval of Nostoc sp. KVJ3:
- the proC gene encoding pyrroline-5-carboxylate reductase, which produces MSKIRGLLSQKVVKANQIIASDPLESPRIKMQDMYNVHTTSNNVEAVQGASIVVLGVKPQVLGMVSSVLKSQIHPTALVLSIVAGASVSFLQKALNHARIVRAIPNLPAQVGMGTTVWMAIPEVTDEERIKVKAILQSLGEEIAVQSENYINMATGLSGAGPGFVFLFIEAMIDAGVKIGFSRVEAQKLTLQTIAGSVELMHQSSEHPAVLRNKVTSPGGATSAGIYELEKRGMRTAICDAVYAAFQRTQELAELNQLPELE; this is translated from the coding sequence TTGAGCAAGATTAGAGGCTTATTGTCCCAAAAGGTAGTAAAAGCTAATCAGATCATAGCTAGTGATCCCCTTGAAAGTCCTCGTATCAAAATGCAAGATATGTACAATGTGCATACTACAAGTAACAATGTAGAGGCTGTTCAAGGTGCATCTATTGTAGTGCTCGGTGTAAAACCACAAGTTTTGGGCATGGTATCATCTGTTTTAAAAAGTCAAATTCATCCTACCGCTTTAGTACTCAGTATTGTGGCTGGGGCTAGTGTCAGCTTTCTTCAAAAAGCTTTAAACCATGCACGCATCGTGCGAGCTATACCTAATTTACCAGCTCAGGTTGGCATGGGTACTACGGTCTGGATGGCAATCCCTGAGGTGACTGATGAAGAAAGAATCAAGGTAAAAGCTATTTTACAATCATTGGGTGAGGAAATAGCAGTACAAAGTGAGAATTATATAAACATGGCCACAGGATTAAGTGGTGCTGGTCCTGGATTTGTTTTTCTTTTCATCGAAGCCATGATCGATGCTGGGGTAAAGATCGGCTTCAGTCGTGTAGAAGCTCAAAAACTGACTTTGCAAACCATTGCTGGTAGTGTGGAACTGATGCACCAAAGTAGTGAACACCCAGCAGTACTACGGAATAAGGTGACAAGCCCTGGAGGAGCTACATCTGCGGGTATCTACGAGTTAGAAAAAAGGGGAATGCGAACTGCAATTTGCGATGCTGTATATGCAGCCTTTCAACGCACTCAAGAGTTAGCTGAACTGAATCAACTACCGGAGTTGGAGTGA
- a CDS encoding GNAT family N-acetyltransferase encodes MKLISTNSEKLFRKAEPSDAFDIEECVCAAYAKYLKRMNKPPFPTLTDYRVVITQHQVWVMNDVEGCAAVLVLIPKQDHLLLDNIAVHPRQQGCGLGRTLIAFAETEAIKQGFSAVSLYTNECMTENIALYSRIGYEERGRMVQDGYSRIFMCKPLVTDAITIASSSQ; translated from the coding sequence ATGAAACTTATTTCAACAAACTCAGAAAAACTGTTTCGTAAAGCTGAACCTTCGGATGCTTTCGACATTGAGGAGTGCGTGTGTGCTGCCTATGCCAAGTACCTAAAGAGGATGAACAAGCCACCATTTCCAACGCTCACAGATTACAGGGTAGTAATCACCCAGCATCAGGTCTGGGTTATGAACGACGTAGAGGGTTGCGCCGCCGTGCTTGTTCTGATCCCCAAACAGGATCACCTGCTCCTCGACAATATCGCTGTACACCCGCGTCAGCAAGGTTGTGGTCTAGGCCGCACTCTCATAGCTTTTGCTGAAACGGAAGCAATAAAGCAGGGGTTTAGTGCTGTGAGCCTATACACTAACGAGTGTATGACTGAGAATATAGCTCTGTATTCTCGTATAGGCTACGAGGAGAGAGGGCGAATGGTGCAGGACGGCTACTCCCGTATCTTTATGTGTAAGCCCCTGGTAACGGATGCGATCACTATAGCCTCTTCTTCACAATAG
- a CDS encoding DNA cytosine methyltransferase, with translation MNSTAANKKIAVSLFSGVGGFDLGFKAAGFEIAIAIDNNPIALATYQHNFPHATVLCKDIREVTAEEIRACIQTKYVDWDGEIHAVFGGPPCQGFSVAGLQNVEDERNSLVGEFVRLVLELNPLAAIMENVPGIENQKFGCITANLQAVLEEHYFLSKWNLTASDYGVPQARKRVFFVASKFGEIIPPEHQPQHTVRDAIADLLPVPLLPKQNTQEWHPDWVKGEYAKYLEKIFPNLGIVTNVETGFAATTHTPEVIQQFINTPPGAREAKSKSKKLQWDGFCVTLRAGSGNRTALRPLHPEQPRVISVREAARLHSYPDWFNFSEAILHAQREIGNSVPPLLAYAVGMQVRKHLECNTTYQIKCQNWQNCLFLPISCNFKNIFVFVNEMLSLSGLSKISKERSPPRLAKRKQNLLLACRSGEIINDYFNCGFGLCASLWATRPLNRRTHTGID, from the coding sequence ATGAACTCAACAGCAGCAAACAAAAAAATAGCTGTTAGCCTATTCTCCGGGGTGGGTGGATTTGATTTGGGATTTAAAGCAGCAGGATTTGAAATTGCGATCGCCATTGATAACAATCCCATCGCCCTAGCAACATACCAACATAATTTCCCCCACGCCACAGTCTTGTGCAAAGACATTCGGGAGGTGACGGCGGAAGAAATACGCGCCTGTATTCAGACGAAGTATGTAGATTGGGACGGTGAAATTCATGCCGTTTTTGGTGGGCCACCATGCCAAGGATTTAGTGTTGCTGGACTGCAAAATGTTGAGGATGAGAGAAACTCGTTGGTAGGGGAGTTTGTTCGGCTGGTGTTGGAACTCAATCCCCTTGCGGCAATCATGGAGAATGTGCCGGGGATTGAAAATCAGAAGTTTGGCTGCATTACTGCTAACCTCCAAGCAGTGCTAGAAGAACATTATTTTCTCTCAAAGTGGAACCTCACCGCTTCAGATTACGGGGTTCCCCAGGCGAGAAAAAGGGTATTTTTTGTTGCATCTAAGTTTGGAGAAATTATACCGCCGGAGCATCAACCTCAACATACAGTTAGAGATGCGATCGCGGACTTGTTGCCAGTCCCCCTACTCCCCAAGCAAAACACTCAAGAATGGCATCCAGATTGGGTGAAGGGAGAATATGCTAAGTATCTTGAAAAAATATTCCCAAATCTTGGTATAGTAACCAACGTTGAGACGGGATTCGCAGCGACAACACATACACCAGAAGTAATTCAGCAATTCATCAACACTCCCCCAGGTGCAAGGGAAGCTAAATCCAAATCAAAGAAGCTGCAATGGGATGGATTCTGCGTGACGTTAAGAGCAGGGAGTGGCAACCGCACCGCATTACGTCCCCTCCATCCAGAACAGCCACGGGTTATATCTGTAAGAGAAGCTGCTCGTTTGCACAGTTATCCTGATTGGTTTAATTTCAGTGAGGCAATACTCCACGCCCAAAGAGAAATCGGAAATTCGGTACCCCCATTGCTTGCATATGCTGTGGGAATGCAAGTTAGGAAACATCTAGAATGCAATACCACTTATCAAATTAAGTGCCAAAATTGGCAAAACTGCCTATTTTTACCAATTTCTTGCAATTTTAAGAATATATTCGTTTTTGTCAATGAAATGCTGTCTTTAAGCGGGTTAAGCAAAATCAGCAAAGAGCGATCGCCGCCACGTCTGGCTAAAAGAAAGCAAAATTTGTTACTTGCCTGTAGGTCTGGTGAGATAATAAATGATTATTTTAACTGCGGATTCGGATTGTGTGCGTCACTCTGGGCAACAAGACCACTAAACAGGCGTACTCACACAGGAATTGATTGA